One window of Acidobacteriota bacterium genomic DNA carries:
- a CDS encoding glycosyltransferase family 4 protein, with amino-acid sequence MKIAVITSNPLFAEGGHVVLARSLVDALREAGHEVDLVRTPQNRFGRQGAAYLATWLTDVGVACDESPVDQVISFRYPSYAVRHPRHVCWLNHRMREYYDLWDRFIVPLKWKGLLKEKIRRRIIHTVDRYLLTRNVTKLYTISATIQQRLQHFGGIPAEVLYPPAPQRPYRCDGYGEEFFAVSRLSPLKRLDLVIRACAEPQARHLRCTIAGDGEDGPRLKQLAHDLGVEDRVRLVGSINTSQLVDYLARCRAVVFPTMSEDYGLVTVEAFASRKAVITCTDSGGPAELVRHRQEGLLTDPTPASIADAMVQLAESPALAEKMGSAGATAGAAITWPRTLDRLLLR; translated from the coding sequence ATGAAGATCGCGGTCATTACCTCAAATCCCCTGTTCGCCGAGGGCGGCCATGTTGTGCTTGCCCGATCGCTCGTCGACGCGCTTCGGGAAGCCGGGCACGAGGTCGACCTGGTCCGGACACCGCAGAATCGGTTCGGACGGCAGGGCGCCGCGTACCTGGCGACGTGGCTCACCGACGTCGGTGTCGCGTGCGATGAGTCGCCGGTCGATCAGGTGATCTCCTTCCGCTATCCCAGTTACGCGGTGCGGCATCCCAGGCACGTGTGCTGGCTGAACCACAGGATGCGGGAGTATTACGACCTCTGGGACCGGTTCATCGTGCCGCTCAAGTGGAAGGGGCTGTTGAAGGAGAAGATCCGGCGACGGATCATCCACACCGTCGATCGTTACCTGCTGACGAGGAACGTCACGAAGCTCTATACGATCTCGGCCACGATCCAGCAGCGCCTCCAACATTTCGGTGGAATCCCGGCCGAGGTGCTATATCCGCCGGCGCCGCAGAGACCCTACCGGTGCGATGGATACGGCGAGGAGTTCTTCGCGGTCTCCCGGCTCTCGCCGCTCAAGCGCCTGGATCTCGTGATCAGGGCGTGTGCCGAGCCGCAGGCTCGACATCTCAGGTGCACCATTGCCGGCGATGGGGAGGACGGACCGCGGCTCAAGCAGTTGGCGCACGACCTCGGGGTCGAGGACCGCGTGCGCCTGGTCGGTTCCATCAACACGTCCCAACTGGTGGATTATCTCGCCAGATGCCGCGCCGTGGTGTTCCCGACCATGTCGGAGGATTATGGCCTGGTGACCGTCGAGGCGTTCGCCTCCCGCAAGGCGGTCATTACCTGCACGGATAGCGGAGGGCCGGCCGAACTGGTCCGCCACCGGCAGGAGGGGCTTCTGACCGATCCCACTCCGGCCTCCATCGCCGATGCGATGGTGCAACTCGCCGAATCGCCGGCGCTTGCCGAAAAGATGGGGTCGGCCGGGGCGACAGCCGGCGCGGCGATCACTTGGCCCCGCACGCTCGACCGACTCCTCCTGCGCTAA
- a CDS encoding lysylphosphatidylglycerol synthase transmembrane domain-containing protein yields MIDTPDSPPPSTTRRIATLLVKIVVSAGLMALLLAKTDLASLWSHFRSASLLWLGAALALYLVMILISAWRWHLLLDAQRLVIGRAWLVDSYLVATFFNNFLPSNIGGDVIRIRDTSGHAGSKTIATTVVLMDRGIGLLGLFLVAAVGASAAAAAGGHAPVWASLLWLAFGGALVVGAAAVFLPKSVGMLLKPLRVIHQEWVGERINRLIGTLERFRTQPRSLLSCFSGAILVQAVLVAFYFAVGRSMGIAVPISDLAVIVPVSFVVQMLPVSLNGLGVREATFKLYFAQIGLPAASALAVSLMGAALVMIFSLSGAVAYLLRGSKRSLR; encoded by the coding sequence ATGATCGACACGCCAGACAGCCCGCCGCCAAGCACCACCCGCCGCATCGCCACCCTGCTCGTCAAGATTGTCGTCAGCGCGGGTCTGATGGCGCTGCTGCTGGCGAAGACCGATCTCGCCAGCCTGTGGAGCCACTTCCGCAGCGCGTCGCTGCTGTGGCTTGGCGCGGCCCTGGCCTTGTACCTCGTGATGATTCTGATTAGCGCGTGGCGCTGGCACCTGCTGCTCGATGCCCAGCGATTGGTCATCGGTCGCGCGTGGCTCGTGGATTCGTACCTGGTCGCCACTTTCTTCAATAACTTCCTGCCGAGCAACATCGGCGGAGACGTGATTCGTATCCGCGACACATCCGGCCACGCGGGATCAAAGACCATCGCCACCACTGTCGTGCTCATGGATCGGGGCATCGGTCTTCTGGGCCTGTTCCTCGTGGCCGCGGTGGGCGCGTCGGCGGCCGCGGCGGCAGGCGGGCATGCCCCCGTCTGGGCGTCGCTGCTGTGGCTGGCGTTTGGCGGAGCGCTGGTGGTCGGTGCTGCCGCTGTCTTTTTGCCGAAGAGCGTCGGCATGCTGTTGAAACCGCTTCGGGTGATTCATCAGGAATGGGTCGGCGAACGCATCAACCGCCTGATTGGGACGCTGGAACGCTTTCGGACTCAGCCGCGCTCGCTCCTCTCGTGTTTCAGCGGCGCGATCCTGGTCCAAGCCGTCCTGGTGGCGTTCTACTTTGCCGTGGGCCGGAGCATGGGGATCGCCGTGCCCATCTCCGACCTGGCCGTCATCGTGCCGGTATCGTTCGTGGTCCAGATGCTGCCGGTCTCGCTCAACGGCCTCGGCGTGCGCGAGGCGACCTTCAAACTCTACTTCGCGCAGATCGGGCTGCCGGCGGCGTCGGCGCTCGCCGTGTCTCTGATGGGCGCAGCGCTGGTGATGATCTTCTCGCTGTCGGGCGCCGTGGCGTATTTGTTGCGCGGCTCCAAGCGGTCGCTCCGCTGA